Proteins encoded in a region of the Pirellulales bacterium genome:
- a CDS encoding BlaI/MecI/CopY family transcriptional regulator has translation MAKEVPTLGELEIRILGLVWHQQPCTERTIWDLARKERAVGRTTVLKTMQRLEGKGLLVRVPGEVPVQFRAAVEPQRLLPSLVERFVERTLGGSTAPLVAYLADQEKLSAKDLAALRAIARKLTDEKQDS, from the coding sequence ATGGCGAAGGAAGTGCCTACGCTCGGCGAGCTCGAGATTCGCATACTGGGGCTGGTCTGGCATCAGCAGCCCTGTACCGAGCGTACGATCTGGGACCTGGCGCGCAAGGAACGGGCAGTGGGCCGCACCACGGTGCTCAAGACCATGCAGCGCTTGGAAGGTAAAGGGCTGTTGGTGCGTGTGCCTGGCGAGGTTCCGGTGCAATTCCGCGCCGCTGTCGAACCGCAGCGGCTGCTGCCGTCGCTGGTGGAACGATTCGTCGAACGCACATTGGGCGGTTCGACGGCTCCGCTAGTGGCCTACCTGGCGGATCAAGAGAAATTAAGTGCCAAAGACCTGGCCGCGCTGCGGGCGATCGCCCGCAAACTGACTGACGAAAAACAAGACTCGTAA
- the aroF gene encoding 3-deoxy-7-phosphoheptulonate synthase translates to MIVVMKKDATREQIDHMVERISKLGLKPHVLNGVERTVVAAIGPERDGLKESLESGVGVAEVLPILAPYKIASREVKSEPTVIRTGSLTLGGNTIGVIAGPCSVETEEQLLSTARACQAAGATALRGGAFKPRTSPYSFQGLKEDGLKLLAAAREATGLAVVTEVVATEDVALVARYADVLQIGARNMQNYRLLEAAGKGGKPVLLKRGPSATMEELLLAAEYILDAGNPDVMLCERGIRTFETHTRFTLPLASVAYLHAKTHLPVVVDPSHGTGHTYLVPQMAAASVAAGADGLILEVHPDPENALSDGYQSLTFKQFADTMALCRRVAEALGKKM, encoded by the coding sequence GTGATCGTCGTCATGAAAAAAGATGCTACGCGGGAGCAAATCGATCACATGGTCGAGCGCATTTCCAAGCTGGGGCTGAAGCCGCATGTGCTCAACGGAGTTGAGCGGACTGTCGTGGCGGCCATCGGCCCCGAGCGCGACGGGCTGAAGGAATCTCTGGAAAGTGGCGTCGGCGTGGCCGAAGTGCTGCCGATCCTGGCTCCCTACAAGATCGCCAGCCGCGAGGTAAAGTCCGAGCCGACCGTGATCCGCACCGGCAGCCTGACGCTAGGCGGCAATACGATCGGCGTCATCGCCGGCCCCTGCTCGGTCGAGACCGAGGAACAGTTGCTCTCAACAGCGCGCGCCTGCCAGGCCGCCGGCGCGACGGCACTGCGCGGCGGCGCTTTCAAGCCGCGCACCAGTCCCTATAGCTTCCAAGGCTTGAAAGAAGACGGGCTGAAGTTGCTGGCCGCGGCCCGCGAAGCAACCGGCCTGGCCGTGGTCACGGAAGTAGTGGCCACGGAGGACGTCGCGCTCGTGGCCCGTTATGCCGACGTGCTGCAGATCGGCGCTCGCAACATGCAAAACTACCGCCTCTTGGAAGCGGCCGGCAAAGGGGGCAAGCCCGTGCTGCTGAAGCGCGGCCCCAGCGCCACGATGGAGGAGTTGCTGCTAGCGGCCGAATACATCCTGGACGCCGGCAACCCCGACGTGATGCTGTGCGAGCGCGGCATTCGCACCTTCGAAACGCATACGCGTTTCACGCTGCCGCTGGCCTCGGTGGCCTACCTGCACGCCAAGACACACTTGCCGGTTGTGGTCGATCCCAGCCACGGCACAGGTCATACCTACCTGGTGCCGCAAATGGCCGCAGCCAGCGTGGCCGCCGGCGCCGATGGCCTGATCCTCGAGGTTCATCCCGACCCCGAAAACGCGCTATCCGACGGCTACCAATCGCTCACCTTTAAACAGTTCGCCGACACAATGGCCCTGTGCCGCCGCGTGGCCGAAGCGCTGGGGAAGAAAATGTAG